TATTTAGCTCAGGCTGATATTTTAAAACGCATGAACAACAAACATGCAGCCCTTCGTTTGCTTGAAGAAGCGAGCCAAAACTTACCCGAAGATCCTGAACTGATTTACGCACAAGTACTGTTACTCGATCCTTTTGAAGATCGTGAAATTTTAGATGAACGATTAAAAACCTTGCTGCATATTGAACCCAATAGTCCAACGTATTTAAATGCCTATGCATATACCCTAGCGATGCAAAATCACCGTTTAGATGATGCACGTAAATATGTTGAAAAGGCTCTCGAGCTTGCACCTGAGCAAGCATCCATTCTCGATACTTACGGCTATATTTGTTATTTGCAAAATGATTATGCCACCTCAGTATCCGTTTTAGAAAAAGCCTATCTGTTGAACCCAACCGTGAAGATTGGCGTACGCTATGCCCGTTCGCTGTATATGAACGGTGACATGTCACGTTTCAATCAAATGTTAAATCAACTACAACAAAACTACCCAAATGATCCTGAATTAAAACAACTTCATTCATTATTGTTAATTCCATCCTTTCAAACGAGTTAATTCAACCTATGCCAAAATTAAATTCAATGACTTGTGCAGTCTTTGCATCAAGCATTCTATTTTTAACAGGGTGTCAGCAGATCGCAAAACCACAGGCTCAAGCCAATACACCTGTGCTTGAACATCCATCTGAAGAAACTGCGCAAGATGTCAAAGCAACTAACCAATTTCAACTTCAAGGTAAAATTGGGGTGAAAACTACGGCACAAAGCGGCAGTGCATTTTTTACATGGGTACAAGATGATCAAGATTTTGACATTGAGCTCACAGGTATCTTAGGCATTGGAAAAACTCAAATTTCAGGACAACCGGGTAACGTCAGTCTAAACAGTGCGAAAACTGGACTGATTCAGGCTGCAACCCCTGAAGAACTGCTTCAACGTGCAACAGGTTGGCAAGCCCCTATCACCCATTTAGTCGATTGGGTACAAGCTCAACCTGCAACTACGTCTGCACAAACACAGCAAGATCAACAAAATCGTTTAGTGCAAATTATTGAAGATGGCTGGACGGTAGATTTGAGTTATAACGAACAAGCTCAACTGCCAAACCGTTTGATTTTGAAGCAAGCGCTTGAGTCGGGTAAAGAAAATCGTATTACAATGGTCATTCAAAACCGCTAAACCATAGATTGATATTTTTATGATTCGTGCACCCTCTCCTTCAAAATTAAATTTGTTTTTGCACATTACAGGTCGCCGTGAAAATGGCTATCACGAGCTACAGAGCATTTTTCAGTTAATTGACTTATGCGATTGGCTCGAATTTGAGCAAACAGATGATGGGCAAATTAAAATTGAAGGATTGGATACGGTCAATTTAGAAAATAATCTGATTTATCGTGCAGCGATGATGCTAAAACCGCATGCAAGCGCATATACAGGTCTAAATATTCGCATTGAAAAAAATATTCCGATGGGTGCAGGACTTGGCGGTGGTTCATCTAATGCTGCAACAACCCTGATTATTTTGAATCAACTTTGGCAATGTGGCTTGAATACTGAACAACTGGCTGAACTGGGGGTGAAGTTAGGTGCAGATGTCCCTATTTTTGTACATGGTAAAAATGCATGGGCTGAAGGTATTGGTGAACACTTAACATTCATAGACTTAGATCAAAAACAATACATTGTGCTCAAACCTGACTGTTTTATCAGCACTCAATTGCTTTTTTCACAAAAAACGTTGACAAGAGACACGAAGAGCACTAAATTTTGCGCCTATCAGGAAACGCCATCTGATTTTGGAAATAACTTTGAGCCACTGGCAAGACGTTTATATCCCGAAGTCGATGAAGCAATGCAATATCTCGACCAGTTCGGTGTTGCAAAACTTACAGGTACAGGTGCTTGTGTGTTTGTTGAAGTAACTGATAAATTGAATATCGAAGATGTTCTGGCAAACTCACCATGTAAATCTTACTTGGTCAACAGTTTAAAAGAATCACCTTTAGTTCAGTTTAAAGTTCGTTAGGGGCGTCGCCAAGTGGTAAGGCACCGGGTTTTGATCTCGGCATCCGTTGGTTCGAATCCAGCCGCCCCTGCCAATTTCATCTGTAGATGTTTGTATTAGGGGTATCGCCAAGTGGTAAGGCACCGGGTTTTGATCTCGGCATCCGTTGGTTCGAATCCAGCTACCCCTGCCATCTTACATTCATCAATTTAGGGGCGTCGCCAAGTGGTAAGGCACCGGGTTTTGATCTCGGCATCCGTTGGTTCGAATCCAGCCGCCCCTGCCAATTTCTCGAAAAAGACAGAGCATAGTTTTACAGTAACACTGTTAATTTACCTTGACACTTTACCGTAAAAATATTAAAGTTCTGCCGCATTAGGGGCGTCGCCAAGTGGTAAGGCACCGGGTTTTGATCTCGGCATCCGTTGGTTCGAATCCAGCCGCCCCTGCCATCTATTCCCATATATTCTAACCGCCAAGGGTGCTTCATGCCCAATCTTGTCGTTTTTAGTGGAACCGCACATCCACAATTCGCTCAAAAAGTCGTAAGCCACTTACATATTCCTCTAGGCGCTGCCTCTGTAGGTCAGTTCTCTGATGGTGAAATCGCTGTAGAGATTACTGAAAACGTTCGTGGTAAAGACGTATTTATCGTGCAACCTACTTGCGCCCCAACTAACGATAACCTGATGGAAATCTTAGTCATGGCTGACGCATTACGTCGCGCGAGTGCTGGTCGTATCACTGCTGTGATTCCTTACTTTGGTTATGCTCGTCAAGACCGTCGTCCGCGTTCAAGCCGTGTGCCAATTACTGCTAAAGTTGTTGCAGATATGCTAACAACTGTAGGTATTGACCGCGTTGTGATGATTGACCTTCACGCCGACCAAATCCAAGGTTTCTTCGATATTCCTGTAGACAACATCTACGGTACTCCTGCGCTTTTAGCTGATCTTCGTCAACAGTCTCATCACAACCTAATGGTGGTTTCACCTGACGTTGGTGGTGTTGTACGTGCACGTGCAGTGGCTAAGCAAATGGGTGATATCGATCTTGCAATTATCGATAAACGTCGTCAAAAAGCGAATGAATCACAAGTGATGCATTTAATTGGTGATGTTAAAGACCGTGACTGTGTCATCGTTGATGACATGGTAGATACTGCTGGTACACTTTGCAAAGCAGCTGATGCATTGAAAAACTTCGGTGCACGTAAAGTTATTGCTTATGCAACTCACCCAGTATTGTCTGGTAAAGCACTCGAAAATCTTAAAAATTCTGTAATTGATGAATTGGTTGTAACAGATACCATTCCTCTTTCAGAAGAAGCTTTAGCACTTGGTAAGATTCGCCAAGTTTCAGTAGCAAGTATGGTTGCTGAAACAATTCGTCGTATTAACAACGAAGAATCTATTAGCGCAATGTTCGATTCTTATCTATAATAGTGCGCTGAATTTCCAAAGCCCTGCCATTTGGCGGGGCTTTTACTCACTAGACTGGTCGCAAGTCTAGTTACTTAAACTTAAAATAGGATGTCTATCATGGCAAACTTCGTATTAAATGCAGTAGCACGTGATGAAGCAGTTCAAGGGAAAGGTGCGAGCCGCCGCCTTCGTCTTCAAAACAAAGTACCTGCTATCATTTATGGTGGTGAAGCTGCTCCTGTAGCTGTATCTCTTGAGCTTCGTCAACTTGTTAAATTCCTAGAAAGCAACGCTTTCTTCGAAGAAGTAATCGAAATTGATGTTGATGGTAAAGTTGAAAGCGTTAAAATCCAAGCTTTACAACGTCACCCAGCTAAAAACACTCCAATGCACGCTGACTTCAAACGCGCATAAGTGTTAATGGTGTAAATTAGTGTCAAATCTTTCACTGATTGTTGGTTTGGGCAACCCAGGTTCTGAGTATGCCCAAACCCGCCATAATGCAGGCTTCTGGTTTGTTGAACGCCTTGCAGAACAATATGGCATCTCACTTAAAAATGACCCAAAGTTCTTCGGAATCAGCGGTCGAGGCAAAATTGAAGGTCAAGACGTTCGTCTACTTCTTCCAACGACCTTTATGAATCTTTCTGGTAAAAGTGTTGTTCCTTTCGCCAAATTCTACAATATTCAGCCTGAAGCAATTTTAATTGCACATGATGAACTCGATATGAACCCTGGGGTAATCCGCCTAAAAACAGGTGGTGGTCACGGTGGTCACAATGGCTTACGTGATATCGTTCCTCATATTGGTCCAAATTTCCATCGTTTACGTATTGGTATTGGTCATCCTGGTTCCAAAGATCGTGTTTCAGGTCATGTTCTTGGTAAAGCACCAAGCAGTGAACAGAATTTAATGGACGATGCAATTCACCATGCCCTTGCCCGCACTAAATTGCTGGTAAATGGTGAAATACAACAAGCCATGAATCAAATCAACGCCTATAAACCGAACTAATCATTCAAAAATCGTTGGACAATTACGCTTGCCTTCAAGATTGTTTAAGCGCAAAATGCGCAGGCCTACCCACTCAAAAAGTGTAGTAGTAATTGATTCAACCATAAGATCAATATCTTAGGTCAACTAAGGAGACGCTAGCCATGCTATCTCGATT
This window of the Acinetobacter sp. NCu2D-2 genome carries:
- the rplY gene encoding 50S ribosomal protein L25; this encodes MANFVLNAVARDEAVQGKGASRRLRLQNKVPAIIYGGEAAPVAVSLELRQLVKFLESNAFFEEVIEIDVDGKVESVKIQALQRHPAKNTPMHADFKRA
- the lolB gene encoding lipoprotein insertase outer membrane protein LolB, with protein sequence MPKLNSMTCAVFASSILFLTGCQQIAKPQAQANTPVLEHPSEETAQDVKATNQFQLQGKIGVKTTAQSGSAFFTWVQDDQDFDIELTGILGIGKTQISGQPGNVSLNSAKTGLIQAATPEELLQRATGWQAPITHLVDWVQAQPATTSAQTQQDQQNRLVQIIEDGWTVDLSYNEQAQLPNRLILKQALESGKENRITMVIQNR
- the ispE gene encoding 4-(cytidine 5'-diphospho)-2-C-methyl-D-erythritol kinase, which translates into the protein MIRAPSPSKLNLFLHITGRRENGYHELQSIFQLIDLCDWLEFEQTDDGQIKIEGLDTVNLENNLIYRAAMMLKPHASAYTGLNIRIEKNIPMGAGLGGGSSNAATTLIILNQLWQCGLNTEQLAELGVKLGADVPIFVHGKNAWAEGIGEHLTFIDLDQKQYIVLKPDCFISTQLLFSQKTLTRDTKSTKFCAYQETPSDFGNNFEPLARRLYPEVDEAMQYLDQFGVAKLTGTGACVFVEVTDKLNIEDVLANSPCKSYLVNSLKESPLVQFKVR
- a CDS encoding ribose-phosphate pyrophosphokinase, which produces MPNLVVFSGTAHPQFAQKVVSHLHIPLGAASVGQFSDGEIAVEITENVRGKDVFIVQPTCAPTNDNLMEILVMADALRRASAGRITAVIPYFGYARQDRRPRSSRVPITAKVVADMLTTVGIDRVVMIDLHADQIQGFFDIPVDNIYGTPALLADLRQQSHHNLMVVSPDVGGVVRARAVAKQMGDIDLAIIDKRRQKANESQVMHLIGDVKDRDCVIVDDMVDTAGTLCKAADALKNFGARKVIAYATHPVLSGKALENLKNSVIDELVVTDTIPLSEEALALGKIRQVSVASMVAETIRRINNEESISAMFDSYL
- the pth gene encoding aminoacyl-tRNA hydrolase, translated to MSNLSLIVGLGNPGSEYAQTRHNAGFWFVERLAEQYGISLKNDPKFFGISGRGKIEGQDVRLLLPTTFMNLSGKSVVPFAKFYNIQPEAILIAHDELDMNPGVIRLKTGGGHGGHNGLRDIVPHIGPNFHRLRIGIGHPGSKDRVSGHVLGKAPSSEQNLMDDAIHHALARTKLLVNGEIQQAMNQINAYKPN